The following proteins come from a genomic window of Metarhizium brunneum chromosome 2, complete sequence:
- the prt1 gene encoding Extracellular metalloprotease produces the protein MSCNCFIVPPHLLKAIANSTHNSEEIRKSAQNGLELHAKLTDARKNRLASLSQPRGARGEVPAPRPAPFIPETVLHHLSIAEDVDEAVRQRAKRDLEHFQSLMAPKAEPQEESQSMVKPKKDPKDAPYRAVYDAEHVTEPTELPGKLKRAEGQPKTKDNAVNEAYDNVGAVLDFYRKKFHWKSIDNKNCDVISSVHFGESYENAFWDPEQMMMVFGDGGEFLSNFTNCIDVIGHELTHAVTEHTSPLVYADQPGALNEHISDVFGIMIKQKKENETAEKADWLVGEGCLLPDVKGLALRSMKAPGSAYDDPRFGKDPQVDNMKDYKKTYEDGGGVHIFSGIPNKAFYLASVAFGGYSWVKAGQIWWKAMNSGKIPARCSFTQFADVTVDCAEEEFGKGAAEIVRKAWTDVGVTRVI, from the exons ATGTCTTGCAACTGCTTCATAGTGCCGCCTCACCTACTCAAGGCAATAGCAAATTCGACTCACAATTCAGAAGAGATCCGCAAGTCCGCCCAAAATGGGCTGGAATTACATGCCAAGTTGACTGATGCTCGCAAAAATCGTTTGGCTTCTCTAAGCCAGCCTCGGGGTGCTCGTGGTGAGGTTCCTGCTCCTCGTCCCGCACCTTTTATTCCAGAGACGGTGCTGCATCATCTATCCATTGCTGAAGAtgttgacgaggccgtccGCCAACGTGCCAAAAGAGACTTGGAGCATTTTCAGTCGCTGATGGCACCCAAAG CCGAACCCCAAGAAGAATCGCAATCCATGGTAAAGCCAAAGAAAGATCCAAAAGATGCACCATATCGAGCCGTCTACGATGCTGAACACGTAACCGAACCAACAGAGCTGCCTGGGAAGTTGAAGAGGGCCGAGGGCCAGCCCAAGACAAAGGATAATGCTGTCAATGAAGCTTATGACAATGTCGGTGCCGTCTTGGATTTCTACAGGAAGAAGTTCCACTGGAAATCGATCGACAACAAGAATTGTGATGTCATCTCGTCAGTTCACTTTGGCGAGAGCTACGAAAATGCCT TCTGGGACCCGGAACAAATGATGATGGTTTTTGGTGATGGTGGAGAGTTTTTGAGCAACTTTACAAACTGCATCGATGTTATCGGGCATGAGTTGACCCATGCTGTCACGGAGCACACCAGCCCTCTCGTCTATGCAGACCAGCCAGGCGCCTTGAATGAACACATCTCTGATGTCTTTGGCATCATGATCAAACAAAAGAAGGAGAACGAGACTGCTGAAAAGGCCGACTGGCTGGTCGGTGAAGGCTGTCTCCTGCCTGATGTTAAAGGATTGGCCCTCCGCAGCATGAAAGCCCCAGGAAGTGCATACGACGATCCACGATTC GGAAAAGATCCTCAGGTCGATAATATGAAAGACTACAAGAAGACGTACGAGGACGGAGGAGGAGTTCACATCTTCTCCGGCATTCCGAACAAGGCCTTCTATCTTGCATCCGTTGCCTTTGGGGGCTACTCGTGGGTGAAGGCGGGGCAGATTTGGTGGAAGGCTATGAACAGTGGGAAGATTCCGGCTCGATGCAGTTTTACACAATTTGCCGATGTTACCGTGGATTGTGCTGAAGAAGAATTTGGCAAAGGTGCTGCAGAAATTGTCCGCAAGGCATGGACCGATGTTGGTGTCACTCGCGTTATCTAG
- the CCDC130 gene encoding Coiled-coil domain-containing protein 130, translating to MQGFNMGRYVPPDLEGTTSANKLHKKHGLGQRASKLASHGILTVRFEMPFPIWCTSCPKPTIIAQGVRFNAEKKKAGAYYSSPIWSFRFRHAACGGTIEMRTDPKNTAYVVVEGATKRDTGEDKGPREGDEALAIMTDQEREALRKNAFASLEKTIEDRERLKAATQRIDGLLDAQAKFWDDPYAQNQKLRRAFRAGRKERGREAERAEDLKDRMSLGIDLVPATEHDATRAALVDFGPGQDGRAAQRALARPLFQTAGGDGNRTGDRDAARNKSGFVADIMNNTRWAKDPFLQKKDGVKAARIQGVKRKRTDDEDRNPSSDKDARSASALVEYDSD from the coding sequence ATGCAGGGCTTCAACATGGGACGCTACGTCCCGCCGGACCTCGAAGGCACAACCTCAGCCAACAAACTCCATAAGAAacacggcctcggccagcgcGCATCCAAACTCGCCTCCCACGGCATCCTCACCGTGCGCTTCGAAATGCCCTTCCCCATCTGGTGCACCTCGTGCCCCAAACCAACCATCATCGCCCAAGGCGTGCGCTTCAACgccgaaaagaaaaaagcagGCGCCTACTACTCCTCTCCCATATGGAGCTTCCGCTTCCGCCACGCCGCGTGCGGCGGGACCATCGAGATGCGGACCGACCCCAAGAACACCGCCTACGTCGTCGTGGAGGGGGCCACGAAGCGAGACACAGGCGAGGACAAGGGCCCGCGcgaaggcgacgaggccctggccatcatgaccgaCCAGGAGCGCGAGGCCCTGCGCAAGAACGCCTTTGCGAGCCTGGAAAAGACCATCGAGGACAGGGAGAGGCTGAAGGCGGCCACCCAGAGGATCGACGGGCTGCTCGACGCCCAGGCCAAGTTCTGGGACGACCCGTACGCGCAGAACCAGAAGCTGCGGAGGGCGTTTCGCGCCGGCCGCAAGGAGAGGGGGCGAGAGGCCGAGCGGGCCGAGGACCTCAAGGACAGGATGAGCCTGGGCATCGACCTTGTCCCCGCGACGGAGCACGACGCCACGAGGGCTGCCCTGGTCGACTTTGGCCCGGGGCAGGATGGGCGAGCCGCGCAGAGGGCGCTGGCGAGGCCGTTATTTCAGACGGCCGGCGGTGACGGAAACCGAACGGGCGACAGGGACGCTGCGAGGAACAAAAGTGGCTTTGTTGCTGACATTATGAACAATACGCGTTGGGCGAAGGATCCCTTCTTACAAAAGAAGGACGGCGTCAAGGCGGCGCGGATCCAGGGCgtcaagaggaagaggaccgATGACGAGGACAGGAATCCCTCGTCTGACAAGGATGCGAGGAGTGCTTCTGCATTGGTGGAATATGATTCTGACTGA
- the NPD gene encoding NAD-dependent protein deacylase, with product MPPHNDVETFHEVLRSSRRILALCGAGLSASSGLPTFRGAGGLWRMHSPTKLATMRAFTTDPGLVWLFYGWRRHLALKAKPNPGHEALAALAKKNPDFLCLTQNVDNLSQRASHPPEQLCTLHGSLFDIKCTTEGCGWIQRDNFDDPFCPSLQAGSEDPPPGESLPLLDPYHRIKHVPEEELPKCPKCQTGIQRPGVVWFGEELDENMIENIDEWITRDKIDLMLVIGTSAQVYPAAGYISEAKLHGARICTINPEAEEETELYKIQPGDFAFGQDAADALPRLLEPVIGKLQENGEFSL from the exons ATGCCTCCCCACAACGATGTAGAGACCTTTCATGAGGTCCTTCGTTCCAGCCGTCGCATCCTGGCCCTCTGCGGCGCTGGCCTAAGTGCCTCGTCTGGTCTCCCAACGTTTCGTGGAGCCGGAGGTCTCTGGAGGATGCACTCGCCCACAAAGCTAGCCACGATGAGGGCCTTTACGACGGATCCAGGTCTTGTGTGGTTATTCTATGGTTGGCGACGCCACCTGGCCTTGAAAGCCAAGCCAAACCCTGGCCATGAAGCtctggcggccttggccaagaagaacccGGATTTCTTATGTTTAACACAAAATGTTGATA ACCTGTCTCAACGAGCAAGCCATCCACCTGAGCAACTTTGCACGCTGCACGGCTCCTTGTTCGATATAAAATGCACGACGGAAGGCTGCGGTTGGATTCAGCGGGACAACTTTGACGACCCATTCTGCCCATCTTTACAGGCTGGCTCGGAGGATCCTCCCCCCGGAGAGTCGCTTCCTCTCTTGGACCCGTACCACCGAATCAAGCACGTTCCCGAAGAGGAGCTGCCCAAATGTCCCAAGTGTCAAACGGGCATTCAACGACCTGGCGTGGTTTGGTTTGGCGAGGAGCTTGATGAGAATATGATTGAAAATATCGATGAATGGATCACAAGGGATAAGATT GACTTGATGCTCGTTATAGGCACATCCGCACAAGTGTATCCCGCGGCCGGATACATCTCAGAAGCAAAGTTGCATGGGGCTCGAATCTGTACCATCAAccccgaggccgaggaggagacgGAGCTGTACAAGATACAGCCGGGAGATTTCGCTTTCGGTCAAGATGCGGCAGATGCGCTTCCCAGACTTCTCGAGCCGGTGATTGGGAAATTGCAAGAAAATGGAGAATTCAGCCTATGA
- the ubc8 gene encoding Ubiquitin-conjugating enzyme E2 8: MSSPRRRIETDVMNVRCLPWLRAFSHADEFFLTRTTNRQEFFVRFKGPAETPFEGGLWKVHVELPDTYPYKSPSIGFVNRIFHPNIDELSGSVCLDVINQTWSPMFDMINIFEVFLPQLLRYPNPTDPLNGEAAALLIREPKSYDAKVKEYVQKYATKDAADEAGAESEDEDDMSSVASFDDEDEEPAGQMDDV, translated from the exons ATGAGTAGCCCGCGCCGAAGAATCGAGACTGAT GTCATGAA TGTAAGATGCTTACCTTGGCTACGCGCCTTTTCCCACGCCGACGAATTCTTTCTTACCAGAACGACAAACAGGCAAGAGTTCTTCGTCCGTTTCAAGGGCCCGGCCGAGA CTCCTTTTGAAGGCGGCCTCTGGAAAGTGCACGTCGAGTTGCCTGATACCTATCCGTATAAGTCACCTAGCATCGGCTTCGTCAACCGTATCTTCCACCCCAACATCGATGAGCT GTCCGGATCCGTTTGTTTGGACGTAATCAACCAAACATGGTCACCGATGTTCGACATGATCAACATCTTCGAGGTCTTCCTCCCGCAGCTTTTACGCTACCCGAACCCAACCGATCCCCTCAACGGAGAGGCAGCCGCCCTGTTGATACGAGAGCCCAAAAGTTACGacgccaaggtcaagg AGTATGTACAAAAGTACGCAACGAAAGACGCAGCCGACGAAGCAGGGGCCGAaagcgaagacgaggacgacatgTCTTCAGTTGCTAGCtttgacgatgaggacgaagAACCAGCAGGGCAGATGGACGACGTATAA
- the panB gene encoding 3-methyl-2-oxobutanoate hydroxymethyltransferase, whose product MGAAPANQRKKVTLGTLRSLHRKGEPITMMTAHDFPSAHVADHAGMDVILVGDSLAMVALGMEDTSEVLVEEMLLHCRSVARATKSAFTVGDLPMGSYEIAPEQALATAIRFIKEGRVQGIKLEGGKEMVPTIEKITTAGIPVLGHVGLTPQRQNSLGGFRVQGKTSSGAMSLLEDALAVQAAGCFAVVLEAVPAEVAALVTQKLAIPTIGIGAGAGCSGQVLVQTDMTGNFPPGRYLPKFVKKYGDVWGEAMKAIEAYRDDVKAREYPAKEHTYPMPQEEFAAFEKGVKALENVADQA is encoded by the exons ATGGGGGCTGCACCCGCCAACCAGCGCAAGAAAGTTACTCTCGGTACCTTGAGGAGTCTGCATCGAAAGGGAGAGCCCATCACCATGATGACTGCCCATGACTTCCCCAGcgcccatgttgccgatCATGCCGGCATGGATGTTATCCTGGTTGGCGACAGCCTGGCCATGGTCGCCTTGGGTATGGAGGATACCAGCGAGGTGCTTGTTGAAGAGATGCTGCTGCATTGTCGATCAGTAGCCCGAGCCACCAAGAGTGCATTCACG GTCGGTGACCTGCCCATGGGCTCCTATGAAATCGCCCCTGAGCAAGCACttgccaccgccatccgCTTCATCAAGGAGGGACGCGTTCAGGGCATCAAGTTagaaggcggcaaggaaATGGTTCCCACCATTGAGAAAATCACCACCGCTGGTATTCCTGTCCTCGGTCACGTCGGTCTCACTCCGCAGCGGCAAAACTCTCTCGGAGGGTTCCGCGTTCAGGGCAAAACCTCCAGCGGCGCCATGAGCCTCCTCGAGGATGCTCTGGCTGTCCAGGCAGCAGGATGTTTCGCTGTCGTCCTTGAAGCCGTTCCAGCCGAAGTTGCTGCACTCGTCACCCAGAAGTTGGCCATCCCCACCATCGGTAtcggtgccggtgccggctGCTCAGGCCAAGTTCTTGTTCAAACGGACATGACTGGTAACTTCCCCCCTGGTCGATACCTACCCAAGTTTGTCAAGAAGTATGGTGATGTATGGGGCGAGGCAATGAAGGCCATCGAGGCCTACCGAGATGATGTCAAAGCTCGCGAGTATCCTGCCAAGGAGCACACGTATCCTATGCCACAGGAAGAATTTGCCGCATTTGAAAAGGGAGTCAAGGCGTTGGAAAATGTGGCTGATCAAGCTTGA
- the ATG12 gene encoding Ubiquitin-like protein ATG12: protein MARPYEPGPSTSLSTNTPSQTPSSPVPEEDDDSGAASPELPLTMTASVMLADLPRDATAALASVGGFPQEKVVVKFKPVGAAPSLAQELCKISATRKFEEVVRYLRRKLRCKDTDSVFLYVNSAFAPSLDEVVGNLHQCFKNGQDQLIVAYSMTPAFG from the exons ATGGCACGACCCTACGAGCCGGGACCGTCAACATCGCTGAGCACAAACACTCCCTCCCAAACACCAAGCTCCCCAGTTcccgaagaagatgatgactcTGGGGCGGCTTCTCCCGAGCTTCCACTTACTATGACTGCTTCTGTCATGCTGGCAGACCTACCGCGTGATGCTACGGCTGCCTTGGCTAGCGTTGGTGGTTTTCCCCAGGAGAAGGTGGTTGTCAAGTTCAAGCCCGTTGGTGCGGCACCTAGTCTCGCACAGGAGCTATGCAAGATTAGTGCAACGAGAAAGTTTGAGGAGGTGGTGAGATATCTGAGGAGAAAACTAAGGTGTAAGGATACGGATAGCGTGTTTTTGTATGTGAACAGTGCGTTTGCGCCGAGTTTGGATGAGGTGGTTGGCAATTTACATCAG TGCTTCAAGAATGGCCAGGATCAGCTCATTGTCGCCTACTCTATGACACCAGCTTTCGGGTAA
- the him1 gene encoding Hsk1-interacting molecule 1, with translation MSSRRVPLTSNPNVANSPLRGPGSLHAYAKQKRSYANVQREEAYGQPPPVKKQVLEDGTQRAVRSPSKAHRTQVVVQRSSTRLVAKDRATRTTQASARTVQDVDTEKEVWKKHHRAKFPKMVFYFESIPDDIRAKLTKRVNYLGARQEPFFSIDITHVVTTRSIPPEKSGTQHEESLEQEQQEPEEQPQTINPSLLDRNTAAGRRKLLFDFRQTQIPSQQADDPTRRTKGTRNNDVLHKAREMGKKIWSLDKFQNMLAVLLESETRGATYASGTTSVRSQYGVTKGSHEPNLLQLLHNERLNGPSDRDPTAVNRELVYFKGPYIYVWDMDDKYKPIMVREYAKAVNKQDGEWPQFRSVGNGRCPFVEEIEIPEKEQRRNREREKDARLVKREDPVPILKPPEIPIPKPVTGKRTLTEMEDGQNRVRTGPAMDVFNPAKAVLSKQAELKSQNAFTSRAEGTRLFAGEPVASGMQPSNVTSAIRSQMISSTSGINGGKAGTSKEVHGLQRKVLQKANPASHDVSSRRFAEVSMDVASSRSTTMSRQTSKAVQPHDDESQRTECREKKSNSQSLKSKRDLKPGYCENCQDKFPDFDEHILSRKHRKFAENDDNWTELDLLLEQLKRMPKYAGAESDNDDNGW, from the exons ATGTCCTCGAGGCGGGTACCTCTAACGAGTAACCCTAATGTCGCCAACTCTCCATTAAGAGGACCTGGTTCCCTACACGCCTATGCCAAGCAAAAGAGATCTTATGCCAATGTCCAACGCGAGGAAGCATATGGCCAGCCCCCCCCTGTCAAGAAGCAGGTCCTGGAAGACGGTACTCAGCGTGCTGTTCGTTCTCCCTCGAAGGCACACCGTACTCAAGTTGTAGTACAGCGCTCCAGTACGCGTCTAGTTGCAAAGGATCGTGCAACGAGGACTACTCAAGCATCTGCCAGAACTGTACAGGATGTTGATACGGAGAAGGAGGTGTGGAAAAAACATCACAGGGCTAAATTCCCAAAGATGGTGTTTTATTTCGAGAGTATACCTGACGATATTAGAGCGAAGTTGACCAAGCGAGTCAACTATCTCGGTGCA CGCCAGGAGCCATTCTTTTCTATCGACATCACCCATGTTGTCACGACGCGGTCGATTCCACCCGAGAAGTCTGGAACTCAACATGAAGAATCTCTGGAACAAGAGCAGCAGGAGCCAGAGGAGCAGCCCCAAACGATCAATCCATCTCTGTTGGATCGAAACACGGCGGCCGGTCGTCGAAAGCTTCTGTTCGACTTTCGACAGACACAGATCCCATCTCAGCAAGCTGATGACCCTACAAGGCGGACCAAAGGCACCCGCAACAATGATGTTCTTCACAAAGCCCGAGAGATGGGCAAGAAGATCTGGTCGTTGGACAAGTTTCAAAACATGCTGGCCGTTCTCTTAGAATCAGAGACCCGGGGGGCGACTTACGCATCTGGAACTACAAGTGTCAGAAGTCAATACGGCGTAACAAAGGGCTCGCACGAACCCAATCTGCTTCAGCTATTGCACAATGAGCGTCTTAACGGCCCTTCAGATCGCGATCCGACGGCAGTGAACCGAGAGCTGGTTTACTTCAAGGGTCCCTACATCTATGTCTGGGATATGGACGACAAGTACAAGCCTATCATGGTTCGCGAGTACGCAAAGGCTGTCAACAAGCAAGACGGTGAATGGCCTCAATTTCGAAGCGTTGGCAATGGACGCTGCCCGTTTGTTGAAGAAATTGAAATTCCTGAAAAGGAACAGCGCCGCAACCGTGAGCGAGAGAAGGATGCTCGGCTAGTTAAGAGAGAGGATCCTGTCCCGATTCTGAAGCCACCAGAAATTCCCATACCGAAGCCAGTTACTGGAAAGCGAACATTGACAGAGATGGAAGACGGCCAGAATCGTGTAAGAACGGGTCCGGCGATGGATGTCTTTAACCCTGCCAAAGCAGTCCTCTCCAAGCAAGCGGAATTGAAGTCGCAGAATGCCTTTACTAGCCGTGCTGAAGGCACCAGATTGTTTGCAGGCGAGCCGGTGGCTTCCGGAATGCAGCCATCAAACGTTACGTCGGCTATTCGTTCTCAAATGATTTCATCCACATCTGGCATAAATGGTGGCAAAGCTGGAACTAGTAAAGAGGTTCATGGTCTTCAGAGAAAGGTGCTTCAGAAAGCCAACCCGGCTTCTCATGATGTTAGTTCTCGCCGTTTTGCGGAGGTTTCCATGGACGTTGCATCTAGTCGGTCAACAACTATGAGTCGACAAACATCCAAGGCAGTTCAACCTCACGATGATGAGTCGCAAAGGACAGAGTGCAGAGAGAAAAAGTCAAACTCGCAATCTCTTAAAAGCAAGCGAGATTTGAAACCTGGCTATTGTGAAAACTGTCAGGATAAGTTCCCAGATTTTGATGAG CACATCTTGTCTCGGAAACACCGCAAATTTGCCGAAAATGATGATAACTGGACCGAGCTAGATCTGTTGCTCGAGCAACTAAAACGTATGCCAAAATACGCTGGCGCCGAGTccgacaatgacgacaaTGGATGGTAA
- the ICP55 gene encoding Intermediate cleaving peptidase 55 → MKLPPLSFRSSLSPRNALSTRAPRLAKSGTINSLSIRAAFAENRQIIRSYSAVALSAADLKFGQPVYETHPHILKAGELTPGIAAQEYADRRAALADSMSEGGVAVLHAASLQYKSGAVFHPYRQESNFLWLTGWNEDDAVAVIEKTGPGWGEYSFHMFVKRKDPKEEQWNGYRNGIEAAKDVFNADEAHSIDGVDSLLPDILRSAKLVYADVQPVRDTSKNSLWRFFSSKDSTHPARTPLYPVMNKLRVIKSAAEVANMRKAGQISGRAITEAMKHGWAKEKDLHAFLDYQFIVNGCDGPAYIPVIAGGERANCIHYTVNNNTFKDGEFILVDAGGEYGTYITDISRTWPVSGKFSAAQRDIYEAVLKVQRTSVSLCRESARLSLEDIHGITARGLVDQLRSIGFNVSMSNIDQLFPHHVGHYIGLDVHDCPGYSRRETLKRGHCVTIEPGVYVPHDERWPKHFHGMGIRIEDSICVDDDSPFILTTEAVKEVDDIEALR, encoded by the exons ATGAAGTTGCCGCCGCTATCATTCCGGAGCTCCCTATCTCCGCGCAACGCCTTGTCCACACGGGCTCCACGGCTGGCAAAGAGCGGCACAATAAACAGCTTGTCGATACGAGCGGCATTTGCAGAAAATCGGCAGATCATCAGGTCCTACAGCGCCGTTGCTTTATCTGCTGCCGACCTGAAGTTTGGTCAGCCCGTCTACGAGACCCATCCTCACATTCTTAAGGCCGGTGAAC TTACACCTGGTATTGCAGCCCAAGAATATGCCGACCGAAGGGCAGCGCTTGCCGACTCCATGTCGGAGGGAGGTGTGGCAGTACTTCACGCTGCCTCCCTTCAATACAAATCAGGCGCCGTTTTCCATCCTTACCGGCAGGAGTCGAACTTTCTGTGGCTAACGGGATGGAACGAGGAcgacgccgttgccgtcaTTGAAAAGACGGGTCCCGGTTGGGGTGAATACAGCTTTCACATGTTTGTCAAGCGTAAAGATCCCAAGGAGGAGCAATGGAACGGCTACCGGAACGGTATCGAAGCTGCGAAAGACGTTTTCAATGCGGACGAAGCCCACTCAATAGATGGTGTAGACAGCCTCTTGCCAGATATACTTCGATCTGCTAAGCTGGTATATGCCGACGTTCAACCCGTGCGGGACACGAGTAAAAATTCGCTATGGCGATTTTTTTCTAGTAAAGACTCGACGCACCCCGCAAGGACGCCATTATATCCCGTGATGAACAAGCTACGCGTCATCAAGAGCGCAGCCGAAGTAGCCAATATGCGCAAGGCAGGTCAGATCTCTGGGCGAGCAATTACCGAGGCCATGAAACATGGCTGGGCGAAGGAAAAAGATCTCCATGCTTTCCTAGACTACCAGTTCATCGTCAACGGCTGCGACGGCCCAGCGTATATTCCCGTTATTGCAGGCGGCGAACGCGCCAATTGCATTCACTACACTGTGAATAACAATACATTCAAAGACGGCGAGTTCATACTTGTCGATGCCGGTGGTGAGTACGGTACCTACATCACGGATATCTCGCGGACGTGGCCTGTATCAGGAAAATTTAGCGCAGCGCAGCGCGATATTTACGAAGCCGTCCTCAAGGTCCAGCGCACCAGTGTCTCATTGTGCCGCGAAAGCGCCAGGTTATCGCTCGAGGATATTCACGGCATCACTGCACGCGGTCTCGTCGATCAACTCAGGAGCATCGGGTTCAATGTGTCCATGAGCAATATCGACCAACTTTTCCCCCACCACGTCGGCCACTATATCGGTCTCGACGTCCATGACTGCCCTGGGTACAGCCGGCGAGAGACCCTCAAACGCGGCCACTGTGTCACGATCGAGCCGGGTGTTTATGTGCCGCACGACGAGAGATGGCCAAAACACTTCCATGGCATGGGAATTCGCATCGAGGATAGTATATGCGTTGACGACGACTCACCATTTATTCTGACGACGGAGGCTGTGAAAGAGGTGGATGATATTGAGGCGCTGAGATGA
- the nit1 gene encoding Deaminated glutathione amidase, giving the protein MPKPRGFIMRYGAILGIVVLSLSGMTSAMGWRSPEQKYVDKPLEEALRSPPPSPYASGANPSIFAAALSELQELESEPFCHRIAARLLVNNCQLLDGRNDATVMTNTGRAARDFVDFFAASLAICDLERANFAIPSTCHKFREPVLANLPAPSKPELHVITREIDDCLEGLARSDSAWSTWVAYRHKALGFCEAARADGEKDHHIFLHRKLANILERLTTDAEVQVQNRLNELDRMFRESSDNAKTLTAHVAGLNASLLYFEQVITHSILSKSKETEMVVQKGLNEARSLQQLMEEVLGMMSLREEKHARTLETALEVAVTQINRDAHEVMKMLTAVAMSSLSLQEQLKKSESQLSVVMRKQERVQEGMEELSLLADLVADKHHSHQEMLQSAQNETAYLLASLEAASFSMGNLRASFSDLGSPLAPTDNFARAEAYLRDAASQGANMAVLPEYHLASWVPDAVEFASIAAQSAPYLEKYRALAKELNMAIVPGTLLEPETSSGGGLANVAYFIGPDGAVLGRYQKKNLWHPERPHLAADIESPHTAFDTPWGRMGMLICWDIAFPEAYKALVADGARVIISPSFWLADDGGEGSDLNPNCEKMFLDNVCIARAFENTAAIVYVNSGAPKGSTDGKDGRGNTFCGVSQVAVPIVGRLGGGESMGPAEEMRIFEVDMGLLDMAESVYKVRGDMAREGWHYGPYRSA; this is encoded by the exons ATGCCGAAGCCAAGAGGTTTCATTATGCGCTATGGCGCAATTCTAGGAATTGTCGTGCTTTCGCTTAGTGGCATGACATCGGCCATGGGATGGCGCAGCCCGGAACAGAAATATG TTGACAAGCCTCTTGAAGAAGCGCTCCggtctcctcctccctcacCTTATGCAAGCGGTGCAAACCCTAGTATTTTTGCAGCGGCACTGAGTGAGTTGCAAGAATTGGAGTCGGAGCCCTTCTGTCACAGAATTGCAGCTCGACTGTTGGTAAATAATTGCCAACTATTGGATGGCCGGAATGATGCAACGGTGATGACCAACACCGGCAGAGCGGCAAGAGACTTTGTAGATTTCTTTGCTGCCAGTCTAGCAATTTGCGACTTGGAGAGAGCCAATTTTGCGATACCGTCAACGTGCCATAAATTTCGGGAGCCTGTGTTGGCAAATCTCCCGGCACCTTCCAAACCAGAGCTTCATGTAATAACTCGCGAGATCGATGACTGTCTCGAAGGCTTGGCGCGATCCGACTCGGCTTGGAGCACATGGGTGGCCTATCGCCACAAAGCACTCGGATTTTGTGAAGCCGCTCGAGCAGACGGCGAGAAAG ATCATCATATTTTTCTTCATCGAAAACTTGCAAATATTCTCGAGAGACTTACAACTGATGCCGAGGTCCAAGTACAGAATCGACTAAACGAACTCGATCGAATGTTCCGAGAGTCCAGCGACAACGCGAAGACTTTGACAGCCCACGTGGCGGGACTTAACGCGAGCTTGCTGTATTTTGAACAAGTCATTACCCATTCTATTTTATCCAAATCCAAA GAAACTGAAATGGTGGTCCAGAAAGGCTTGAATGAGGCCAGGTCTCTTCAGCAATTGATGGAAGAAGTACTCGGCATGATGAGCTTGAGAGAAGAGAAGCATGCCCGCACACTTGAGACTGCTCTGGAAGTAGCTGTAACGCAGATTAACCGAGATGCTCATGAGGTCATGAAGATGTTGACGGCCGTCGCAATGTCATCACTCAGCTTGCAAGAACAACTG AAAAAATCTGAAAGCCAGCTATCTGTTGTAATGCGTAAACAGGAGCGGGTTCAAGAG GGGATGGAGGAATTGAGTCTTCTTGCAGATCTGGTGGCCGATAAACATCACTCTCACCAAGAAATGCTTCAGTCGGCACAGAATGAAACCGCTTACCTACTGGCATCACTTGAGGCAGCTTCATTTTCCATGGGTAATCTGAGGGCGTCATTCTCTGACCTTGGCTCG CCCTTGGCGCCCACAGACAACTTTGCCCGCGCAGAAGCCTACCTGCGCGATGCCGCTTCCCAGggcgccaacatggccgtccTCCCAGAGTACCACCTCGCGAGCTGGGTCCCCGACGCTGTCGAATTCGCCTCGATAGCAGCCCAGTCCGCGCCATACCTGGAGAAATACCGCGCGCTCGCCAAGGagctcaacatggccattgttCCGGGAACCCTCCTGGAACCTGAAACGTCTTCCGGGGGCGGCCTCGCCAACGTCGCCTACTTCATTGGACCGGACGGTGCCGTCCTGGGCCGCTATCAGAAGAAGAATCTCTGGCACCCTGAGCGGCCGCACCTCGCGGCCGACATAGAGTCCCCGCACACGGCGTTCGATACGCCGTGGGGTAGGATGGGGATGCTGATCTGCTGGGATATCGCGTTCCCCGAAGCGTACAAGGCACTTGTAGCGGATGGCGCGAGAGTGATAATCAGTCCGTCGTTTTGGCTGGCCGACGATGGTGGCGAGGGCTCGGATCTGAATCCGAATTGCGAAAAGATGTTTTTGGACAACGTCTGTATTGCGAGGGCGTTTGAGAATACTGCTGCGATAGTGTACGTCAATAGCGGTGCGCCAAAGGGTAGCACGGATGGCAAGGATGGCAGGGGGAATACGTTTTGTGGTGTGAGCCAGGTTGCTGTCCCGATTGTGGGGAGACTTGGAGGCGGGGAGTCGATGGGGCCGGCGGAGGAGATGAGGATTTTTGAGGTTGACATGGGATTGTTGGATATGGCGGAGAGTGTGTACAAGGTTAGGGGGGACATGGCGAGGGAGGGATGGCATTACGGGCCGTATCGTTCAGCATGA